DNA sequence from the Acipenser ruthenus chromosome 8, fAciRut3.2 maternal haplotype, whole genome shotgun sequence genome:
gcatttatcacagtgtaccctggtttgccgtgcttattaatatgctttaccatagctatacaatgcatttatcacAGTGTATCCTGGtttctttattaatatgcttttccatagctatacaatgtatttatcacagtgtaccctggtttgtcatggttattaatatgcttttccatagctatacaatgcatttatcacagtgtaccctggtttgtcatggttattaatatgctttatcatagctatacaatgcatttatcacagtgtatcctggtttgccatgcttattaataggctttacagtacctcgctattctttgcaatgcttgcctatgtcttaccatgcttccactatgctttatcacactttgctatgcttttcctATGGCAAGCTCTTATAAGGGAGAGCACAGCTGCTGTGTTCTAGAGGTTTATAGCAGTGCCATGGCTGCCGTCTCCTCTGAGACGCGTCTCAGTGGATCTGTGGAAAGCGCTCTGACGCTAGTAACCCTAATGAGCTGCCAGGGAAGAATAGGGGTTTATTACAGCATCAACAGTGTTGAGAGAATATGTTTCAAATCACTGCACTTTGACACAGGTTCAGATCGTCTACAATATATTGGGTCAGCTTGATGTTGACAGGTCTAATGATGTAATCTGAACAGCATTCTTAGGACTGCGTTCCTGTAAGCAGTTCTAAAAGCAGGCTGAGTGCCTGGCTGAATATCCAGCCCTGTACTGTAGGACACACAGTGCTGCTCACCTGTCTGCACACTCACAGTTAATGCAGGGACTTCACATTCCAGCTGCGCTGCAGTTATAATGCAGATACAATGCATTGATTGTTTGAGTGGTGACTCATGACTTTATTATTTCAGATCATTTTTTTGGGATGTGCCACGGTGCAATTATAGTCACCATGTATtctaatatatacagtaactTATCACTTATACAGAATAGAATACATTGTTTACCAATTCTGGTATAGAGAATGATCTACATTAAAATTAATGTAATCCACCAATGTTGGCCAATGTGATTGAAGTTTGACATTGCTAGCGAACCCTCGATGGaaagaatgaaaataaataattgccccAGGCTGCTGTTGTTGCAGTGTGGAGAACAAGCTCTCCGCTGGTTGCTGTGGGAACTGTCAGACTGATTCTCAGCTGGGGAAATCCAGTCCTCTCCTGAAACAAGGGCTCAGCTTTCACAGGAAACATTGTCTTCATGTTACGCTTGCTTACAAAAGAACTGCAGTGCAAAGAAAGTCACGTGATCAGCAATCATTTCTACCTGCAGATCAATGCATAACATAACTATGGGAGAAGCAAAGAAAGTCACGTGATCAGCAATCATTTCTACCTGCAGATCGACTCATAGTACAACTATGGGAGAAACAAAGAAAGTCACGTGATCAGCAATCATTTCTACCTGCAGATCAATGCATAACACAACTATGGGAGAAGCAAAGAAAGTCACGTGATCAGCAATCATTTCTACCTGCAGATCGACTCATAGTACAACTATGGGAGAAGCATGATGGGAAAACTACAAACATAGCGTGCAGAAATACCATGGTGAACTCTGATAAGGGATCCAGTGAGAAACCAGTGAGATGTGTTCCAATTCCcagcagtgttaaaaaaaacacacgagTAAAAAGAGAAAATATTTGGCGTTGGAATCCCTGTGTTCATACGATGTTAATATGATGTGAAGCTCCTTTCTCACTTAGATtttatgaaatatttttttgatggtCACCAAGCTAAccagattattgttattattgttattatatttttttagaaaGTAATTAACAAACTGAAAAACATTCAATCTTCGGTTTCTAATTGAGGGAGATGTTTTTCAGACCAAGATCGCAAATGAAACCTACAAACGGTCACGTGAATTACCTGGAGAATAACTGAtcgttttatttaattaactatGTACTTACTGGCTGTGTTTGCACCTGCACAGAATGTACTTTATTTAGCTTTActttagcgtgtgtgtgtgcgtgtgtgtgtgtatgtgtgtgtgtgtgtgtgtgtgtgtgtcagtgtgtgtggtgtgtgtgtgtgtcagagtgtctgtgtgtgcgtgccttCCTGCTCGATATCACAAACATCACTCCCCTCTCAATCCTCTAAAGACATCATTTTCTACAGCAGTTATATGTATTACTATATACAGTAAATGAGTCTTTATTAACAAGCTCACAGGGTGTGTAATATGTACTGTACTCATTCAGCCCTGCCATGCGTTCACTTCATTAGTAACGCTGGGACCATTTCAACAGAATAAACCTCTCTGCTGCGCTGTAATAGTAACACTGTTCTGCAGAAAGCATGCTTTCAAAGAGCCATCGATGACTGCACTCTGGGGACCGTGTATCGCAATACCCTAGATGAGAAGCTCTGGAACACTCTGGAAGATTCTGGTGTTCCAAGCCTAGCTGGTGGATTCTGATGTTCCAATTAAACAGAGTCTCGTGTTCCAAGCCTAGCTACATAACAATGCAACCAAAAACTGAACCCAGTAACCATTATTGCAGCCCCCTAAAAAACACAAGTACAGGCCAAGGGGTTCAGAGAATAACTAGTGAGGGGACATCTACCACGATGCAGCCCAGCATTAGTAGATACATCATTAGTAATAAGACTGTGACATACGTTTTTACAGCTTAACAGCATCATCTAATATATTAAGATGTATGTTTGTTTAACTAAACTTGAGTTATATCATTATACAGCCCCAAatcattgcacacacacacactaacgcacacacacatacacacacacacacacgcatgcacacacgcacacacacactgacacacacacgcacacacacactgacacacacacacacacggacacagaGAGCTCTTGGTGAAAGAGTGGTGAGGCTGCATGCATGCGTGCAGCAGGTGTGTGTGAGGAGGGCAGGATCACGCAGCTCTGGGATTGCAGGGGTGGAATTCCCAGAGGACCCTGCCGTGTGAAGCCGCTGCACCTCAGTGATCTGGAAGGGAAAGGGAACGGGAGGACAGACTGGGATCTGATCAGAGTGCCAAGCAAGACCAGAGCTGCTACAGTGCCCAAAAGCACCATGAGCTGGATATCCAGGGTGGCGCTGATTCTGCTGTTTTCTGGAGAGACCAGGGGCCACAGCACCTTGTTTACAGGTAAGTAAAGCTCTTGTGAGCAGCATCCTCTTCTCAATGCATTCACATGAAACACTATACAACAATTCAGCAATCAAGACATCCTGCGACACCAAGAAGAATACAGACAAGCTGCCATTCAAACCCATTGGAAAGACTCACGCCTGTATAAACTGAAGTCTCATTTCAGCATTGATCACACTCttctatttattattacaaatatGCAAGGACAATGAAGACAGAATATGAAAGTACTATTACAATAATGGATTACTATCGTGTTGTGGTAATGCATGTCTCCATAGATACGATGAGTTTATAATAATGCCCATGAAACCTAAATCTGTTCATAACAGGGCTGTGTATCTattttacactgtgtttgtttatttgaagtttcctctctgtgtatctattttacactgtgtttgtttatttgaagtttcctctctgtgtatctattttacactgtgtttgtttatttgaagtttcctctctgtgtatctattttacactgtgtttgtttatttgaagtttcctctctgtgtatctattttacactgtgtttgtttatttgaagtttcctctctgtgtatctattttacactgtgtttgtttatttgaagtttcctctctgtgtatctattttacactgtgtttgtttatttgaagtttcctctctgtgtatctattttacactgtgtttgtttatttgaagtttcctttctgtgtatctattttacactgtgtttgtttatttgaagtttcctctctgtgtatctattttacactgtgtttgtttatttgaagtttcctctctgtgtatctattttacactgtgtttgtttatttgaagtttcctctctgtgtatctattttacactgtgtttgtttatttgaagtttcctctctgtgtatctattttacactgtgtttgtttatttgaagtttcctctctgtgtatctattttacactgtgtttgtttatttgaagtttcctctctgtgtatctattttacactgcgtttgtttatttgaagtttcctctctgtgtatctattttacactgtgtttgtttatttgaagtttcctctctgtgtatctattttacactgtgtttgtttatttgaagtttcctctctgtgtatctattttacactgtgtttgtttatttgaagtttcctctctgtgtatctattttacactgtgtttgtttatttgaagtttcctctctgtgtatctattttacactgtgtttgtttatttgaagtttcctctctgtgtatctattttacactgtgtttgtttatttgaagtttcctctctgtgtatctattttacactgtgtttgtttatttgaagtttcctctctgtgtatctattttacactgtgtttgtttatttgaagtttcctctctgtgtatctattttacactgtgtttgtttatttgaagtttcctctctgtgtatctgttttacactgtgtttgtttatttgaagtttcctctctgtgtatctattttacactgtgtttgtttatttgaagtttcctctctgtgtatctattttacactgtgtttgtttatttgaagttgagggaggagaggggaggagagctggagggaggggagatggagggaggagaggggaggagaggtgaagggaggcagggaggggagATGGAGGGAGGAAAGGGtaggagagatggagggaggggagatgaagggagagagggaggggagatggaggttggagaggggaggagagagggagggagaggagatggagggaggggaggggaggcgagatggagggaggggagggttgGTATAATATATTGGTCAGATATCACTACTTTTTGTGCTGTTGTTATTGttacatacagcagtgtgcacaggTATTTGAACATATcatgtatatcctttatatacctccctgcatgaaaacccactgatatcctttatatacctccctgcatgaaaacccattgatatcctttatatacctccctgcatgaaaacccattgatatcctttatatacctccctgcatgaaaacccattgatatcctttatatacctccctgcatgaaaacccattgatatcctttatatacctccctgcatgaaaacccattgatatcctttatatacctccctgcatgaaaacccattgatatcctttatatacctccctgcatgaaaacccattgatatcctttatatacctccctgcatgaaaatcTCAGTGTGCGAGAATTTCAGTTTCAACAGTGATCTAGAAacatgtctgtgtgtttcaggatatGATCTTTCTTTAACTGGCTATCATCTGTGCCCCCAAACCGTGACAAAGACTGTATCCAAGGTGGTGGCCCATCAGACCACCCACACCGAGAGGTCGTCCTGCGGGGGCTGGCTACCTTGGAAGAACTGTCTGAAGACTCACTATAAAACAGCATACCGCATCGTGGAGACCAAGATCATCAAGCACAGCCCTGGCTGCTGCGATGGGTACGAGCAGGTCGGCAGCTACTGCGCTCTGCGTGAGTATGAACGACATCGCACATCCGAACTGATCAGCACAACGGCATGATGTAAACCTGCAGTGtgcccttaaaaaaaacaacaagttcACATTGCaccagtatttaaaaatgatacGACATCGCACATCGGAACTGATCAGCACAACGGCATGATGTAAACATACAGTGtgcccttaaaaaaaacaacaagttcACATTGCaccagtatttaaaaatgatacGACATCGCACATCCGAGCTGATCAGCACAACGGCATGATGTAAACCTGCAGTGtgcccttaaaaaaaacaacaagttcACATTGCaccagtatttaaaaatgatacGACATCGCACATCCGAACTGATCAGCATAACGGCATGATGTAAACCTGCAGTGTGCCCGAATGCAGTGCAatagtaaaaaagaaataaaaacaatattgtcTTTGGAGAACAGTAAGGAAATAGTGTGGGTACTAGGCCAATACAAGTGTCAGCATTCATGTACAGGAATTCAATTCACTGTTTTGTTAGTTTCCCAGAAGTCCTGTGTGCAGTGGTTCAAACAGTCCAACCAAATGCTTCCCTACAGTGAGCTTCCTGCAGACAATGCTTCTTTGTGTTCTTCTTGTGTGACGCGTGTTTTGTTTTGCGCAGCTTTATCCAAGCATATTGCTTTCTGAATCTCCCATGCGTCACAAATCCCAATTCGCTGTGGAGTATGAAATAAAATCGTGTACCGGCAATACTAAAAAGAGCCACAGAGAGGCGCTGTGGGACAAGGAATGAAGTTACAGCGCTTCCTGCCTGAGACTGCGCTTTGTTTATCGTGTGCTTATAAAGTCAGTGCCAGTGAAAGAGGAGGGGCGCTGACAGTCAGCAAGGAGCGCTCCCTCCCTTACAGCCCTGGAGTCCTGACCTCAGCACCCACGCGTATCAAGCAGACTGCCCAGTGCTTCGTATTGCGAAGAAATATTGTCATGGTTTTGTAATGTGGGCTAAACTGAGAGTTAAAAGTCCCAGCCTCCTCTGCACCTCCCACATTGCTTACTCATCTGTCTTTTGTTTCACACAGCTTTAAACAGAGCAGAGGAGTTCACCTCTAAACCAGGCACCTGCCCTGAACACAAAATAGCAGTGAACAACCAGAGCTGTGAATGGGACATACACTGTCCGGGGCTGCAGAAATGCTGCAGGGTCAATGGGACGGCCCTGTGTGTGTCTCCAGTCTGCGCAGGTGAGGTATCAGGAGAGCGGCACAATTGAAATACTGGGGCTCGTTCACAGGTTGCTCAAGCATGAGTAAAACTCCCTTGGACTGTAGGAGGGGGGATTCACAAAGGCTTTTACTCCACAATGTCCCTGGCACGGTTTGAGttgatgcattgtgtgtgtaaAGGGAGCCTCTCATTATTTTAACAGTGGTTTGACTTCATGTGCATAAGCAGTGGGTGTTGTAATTGAAGAGCACACTACTGTATAAGAGATGCCATCTCGTGCAGTTACTGTCTCTGCTAAAACTGGGCAcaatgatttctgttataataactGACACCCTAGACATGCTGTATTAACTTATTACAAATCACAAGAATGCTTGCCCTGTGTTCTATACGCACGATACACACAAGAGAAGATTCACTGGAACTCCTCCCTGATTGGTTCATTTCTCAAATGCGTGTTATAATAATGTTTTTCATTAACCAGAGATAAGAAAGAAAACCTCAAGACTACTCCTTATTTGTTCAAGCGTTGCAACTTCAATGGGTGTTtcttctcctttcagaaaaagaAATAGTGCTAATGTTCTAGTTCATTCCCAATGCTTTACAATGTTACACACATACAAAACATAACATTCAGTAACATCCTCTGACAAATCATCCAGAACAAGACAAACAGAAGGACCACCCAACAATGGACTGCCCTGATAAAAGCTGCTCAATGCACATACTTAACAATAGAGGCATTCATCGCTCATGCTTTGTATGGGTCCTCTTTTAAGCTCATTTTCACATGAGATGTATTTTTCTAAACCACTGAACTATTTGATTCCCAGTTGCAGAGGGCCGTTGGTTTTACAACGCGACGGTTACAGTGAAGATGGATTTTGCAGAACTTAATTCTCTGGACAAAGGGCTGCTGAATCACAGCAGGCTTCTGCACTCTGTGGTGAGTATCAGTCTGTCTTGTTGTTGCTTGTTGCATATCTTCTGGTTCGATTTCTAAAGCCTTTGGTTTAAAAAGCCtttgacttacaattgtaacaattgtaagtcaccctgggtaagggtgtctactaagaaataaataataataataataataataaatgaattaataacagataacactttccattaagtgtctctaattactgtgtatttacatagtagttacttagaaaatacatgtgtacttacacacagttacaatgttattattttgcatgatatatgatatatgtaaccctatccctatctctaacccctaaccctaacccctaacccctaacccctaactctaaccctaacccttttctgatacaattgtgtacttacatatattgtgcaaaaacatttacacattaagttcATTCTAACTATGTGTAATAACATTGGAATTATGTGTACGTGCACaattatttactatgtaactactatgtaaatacacagtaattagagacacttcaagTGTTACCTAATAATGCAAGGCAGGGAACAATCCGCATGTCATATAAACTATTGAAGAAAGCCCTGTGAGTGTACATGTCTCAGTATAGCTTGACTAAAGCAAGGGGGTGATTCTGTGACGAGGGAGGGtctctgtttgtttgtaaagATCACTGGTGCGCTGGGTTCTCTGGACTCCTCAGTGTATTATATTCAATCCTACCGTGCGGGAAACTTCAAGACAGCTTCCCAGCTCCTCATTAGAACGAGCAGCCGAGTCTCACAGGAAAACATCTCTTCTGAACTGGAGCTCATTGTGAGGAACATTGAGGAGGTCTGCCACGTGGAGGTTCAAGGTGAGTGGGCAGTTTCATCTTCTTTCATCAGTACAAATAGAAACATCTCTTCTGAACTGGAGCTCATTGTGAGGAACATTGAGGAGGTCTGCCACGTGGAAGTTCAAGGTGAGTGGGCAGTTTCATCTTCTTTCATCAGTACAAATGGAAACATCTTTTTGACCGGCTCATTGTTTCCTGATTTATCGTTGTCCTAGATGTGGACGGATGCTCGCTTTGCTTCAGCGCGGAGGGATCCTATGATTGTGCGTGCGGTCCTGGATTTATTAATACGACCCTTGACAGAAATGGCAGAGGGTGCACAGGTAAGACCATGGGCCAGCGCAGAGTAAGGACAACTGCAAGCGTGTCTTTACAATGCTACATAAAGTGTCTCCTATGGCACATCTGTCATAGCATAAACTGTACTGCAGGGTTGTCCAAtgacggtcctggagggccattccactccaggtttaacaggtaaaattagataatgaatgacttcagagtcattcattaaaccatttagaacagggttggaacaaagaccaggagtggaacagCCCCCAGGAGTGTGATTGGCCATCCCTGTTGGTGTATGACTGGTGATGCCGCCCTGGTTGCATCCTGAAGATTTTATACATTTGTATGATCTCATTACAATTGCTGCGACACCATGCTTTACTGGCCTCTTGTGTGAGGCAATATTATTAATTCAAGGGATGTTGACTTTGCAGCATGTAAAAGCATTAGACCAGTGGGGTTAATGTCTTGGTAGCAgcaaaccctggtcctggggagcccctgtgtcttctggcttttattccaactgagcgctcaattacttaactagacccctAATTGAACTAAGAATTTGCTTAATTCAACTTTTCTAATTGTTCTCAGCTCATAAAAAGTTGCAGCGTTCAACTTCTAACATGTTATCGCTAACTTGAAATGTGCAAGCTTGCTTGATCTGCCGTTGTTTTTCCAGCTGATCTGAATACAGGGACTGTGAGTTCAAACAGCAGCACACTGCAGGAGAATACCACTGCTCCGTCTTCATGGACACAAAGAAATGCCACAGGACTTCCAGATTTCACCGCGGTGACAGAAAGCAGCACCACGGACGAGGCTCGGAACAGCAACGCCACGCATCCGCCTCCCACCAGAGCCGTGGAACCGTTCAGCAACACGACAGCGGTGCCACCGGCCACTTCAACCATCCCGACCCAGAGGCAAAGCAGCGTGGCAGCTGATCTTACTGCCACTGCTGCCACTTCACAGCTGAACAGCACAGTCTACACTCACAGCATTGCAGAGGAGGGGATCACAAGCGCACAGCAACCCGTTAGCTGCGCACTAGGTGGCGCTCTTTGCAGTGCGTTATCAACCATCAGCACCACCCCTGGAGACTGGATGCTAAATTCTACAGCTACTCCCAACCCCACAGTTGCAACCAGCCCCCACCTGATGCAATCCACAGCCACTGGTTTTGACTCTACGAAttccacatttttaaatgttactaaAGTTTCCACGGATTCCCCTCATACGAACCCATCCTGGACAACGACTGCTCTCCCAGCCACGACCAGCAGCCCAGATCTCTCCATGTGGTCCTCTGCCATTCCTCTCCCGCTGGCAACGACTGCTGCTTGCTGTAAGTCCCTTTTGTTATCAGTAGGGGTGTAACAGAGTGCTAGTGTCACGATACGATGTGCATGTCACGATAAGGTATGCATCATGAAACATGGTCCTGATAGTCCTTGTGCATAAGATCCAATGATCGTTTAATGATAGACCATTTTCataaaagacaaaaatgtaatGAGTTTGGGAGAGTCATGCCAATTacaaaacacacttattcttcactACAATATGCTATGTTGTGGTTTTGTTCTTGTACCTGATATAATCGATACACACCTGTTAtggcacaatatatatatatatatatatatatatatatatatatatatatatatatatatatatataatgtaaagaaAGGGTCACGATTAATCGATACACTCTTAATTATCAATTACTTTCCCATTTAATAATAAGTTAGGGTTGTTCACACACAGTAAACCATACAAGGCACAATTAACAAAGCTGTAACTTCAGAGGGGAATACAAACCTGtaactctatgtgtgtgtgttgctttgtatttgtttatcTTTCCTGCAACTGCAGATCCTTCTCCAGTGAAAAACCTGGTGGTTGTCAACGTCACCAGTTTGGGTTTCTATGTCAGCTGGTCGGTGGATGATTCCCCCTTTAATCCCAGCTTCGAGGTGAAGTTGCTGCAGGGCGCAGTGCAGCTGGAATCAGCTGAGACCAGGGAGCCGGGCTGGGCAGTGGCAGGGCTGGAGGCGGGGCAGCTGTACACTGTGTGGGTTACAGTCAAACTCTGTGGAAGCGAAAGTGTGGCCAAACAGGAGGTCAGAACCGGTAAGAAGGGTTTTTGGGAACCATATACTAAGGGGTGTGCggaaagagaaacaaaacacCATTACTATTCTAAAACGAATAAGAAACAACTCAAGACTACTCACCAGTTAAAAGTCTCACTTGTTTCCCAATGCCTGCCTTCCACAGCTGCTGAAGTGCTGGAAGGAACAGCAAGGATAACAAACCTGCAGTTTAATGAGGCCTTGAGCAACAGCAGCAGTGAGGAGTACCTGAATCTTACACAGGAGTTCCAGATGGAGGTAGGGCTGCATCCAGAAATGAGTATCTGAATCTTACACAGGAGATCCAGATGGAGGTAGGGCTGCATCCAGAAATGAGTATCTGAATCTTACACAGGAGATCCAGATGGAGGTAGGGCTGCTTCCAGCAGTGTAGAGATCTTAGAACAATACTGTACCTCGCCCCATACACAacccttataaaactttaccactgtgtttttgcaaggtgtttttgcagttttcccatgcttttcccattgttatgctatgcatttaccatagtttaccctggcttgccatgtttatcaatatgctttaccatgcctcactgttctctacaatgcttgcctatgctttaccatgctttcactgtgctttattacactttgctgtgcttttactgtggagaAGAAGAAGCAGTGCTCAATGCCAGTTTGGTGATCTGTAGTTGTGCTGACGACAGTGAAgctgagcgtgtgtgtgtgtttgtgtgtgtgtgtgtgtgtgtgtgtgtgtgtgtgtgtgtgtgtgtgtgtgtgtgtgtgtgtgtgtgtgtgtatagtgaaTCGGTGGCATGCTCACAGCAGTCCACGCTTTGCAATGCAAGCTGAAGTTTGTGTTCTTCAACAGATCCGGAAATCCTTGCCCGAGGACACCCTCGCCCTGCTGAGCTCTGGAGAGGTGAGGCTTGTGATCACCAGTGTGAGCAGCGGCAGTGTGAAGGTGCACTTCCTGCTCGTGTTCACTGCAGCCCTGCATGACAGGATCGAGTCCTTGTCCTCGGCTCTGCTCACATCGCTGCAGAACAGCTCCAGTTACATTGTCGACAGCAGCAGCACAAGCATAGTGGGTAAGgtccttttctttaaaaataatgttGTGGAAGGCAACTTCAAGTCCACTAATTCCCTTAGAAGTAGTTTTAAAATTGCATGAAAGTTTCCTTGCATTTCACGGCCCCCAAGTCTGCCCGCTGAAGGAGCCGCTCCGGGGGGAGACCCTTTGTTCAGACAGGAAGTGAACCGCAGGAAGTGATATAGTAACAGGAAGAAAGAATAGTCAGTATTATGAAGCTACAGCGTGTGGCTGTAcaacagaccacccaagtgacccgcaaattgacattaaaaccagCAGACCCGCGACAGGCATTGTCCACCCCTACAAAATCAAACGCACGTGTGAGATCAGTGTTTGGGTGATGTAAATAACTGAAGTGTGGCATTATCGACATATGATTGGATtcacactccattcattgatgggctCTTAATTCAAGCTGTAAATTCTACCATTTTAAATTACCaatgcattatttattgtattgattcgaaatgtaattttaattaagAAAGGGGGACACGGCTTCCATAATTGAAAGTGATTCTTTCACATCCACAGATTTTGATGAGTGCTCCGCTGGGGAGGATGACTGCTCTCCTCACGCCTCCTGTGTCAACACATGGGGATCGTACAATTGCTGCTGCAGAGACACCTTCAGAGACATAAACCCATCGCGACCGGGGCGGAGCTGCCACGGTAAAGGGCTCCCTGTTGTTTACTGGCTCTTTATCATTTGATGACGGCTGCACTCATTCGGAGTTCTTGTTTCATGAACTCAGACACTTTGTTAAAATGCCTCGTGTGTGTTCAAGGTGCTTCTGCACTGTAGTTCCCAGGCAGAGACATGCAGTATATGACATATAATACCACTGGCTAGTTAGCATGTAATCAACCTTACACTCTATAGCCACCAGTACAAAAAGGAAACCAcccattttacacacacacatttaagtaACTGCACTAAGAAACATGATTGCCAACATCATAACAAcggtaaagtaaaaacaaaacaaaaaatccaatGTGAACTCCTTACTCTTCAATTTAATAAGTAACCGTGTAGGTGACAGGGAAAATACACGCCTGCCTTTTGTATAGGCTCTGTCTGCCAGAACACGATTGGAGGATACAGACCCCAGGAACCCAGGCAGGCACTGTGCAGGGAAAGCATTGTTACTGACCAGTGCAAaaggttacgttaacatattgaatgtcATCCCTCTTTGTAGtgttcccatatacttaacgaaaaactgaccaaatagaaaaaagtgacatttcaaaatctagcatgaaatacagtactgttgtggcttctggtagacttttgcgatatcattttctagttgctttgattacatgagcaataaaatatcaaaatgatcttcatacagtttttttttaaatttttattttaaatgatgtctcaatatTAAAATTCTGGGTGCTGCAAAACGTGTGTAGTCTGATTGCAGCAAGAGCACTGGGGTGAATTGGACAAGCAAAGAGACACAGGGCTTTCAACAAAGAGAGTGGAAACGATTAT
Encoded proteins:
- the LOC117406832 gene encoding uromodulin-like 1, producing the protein MSWISRVALILLFSGETRGHSTLFTGYDLSLTGYHLCPQTVTKTVSKVVAHQTTHTERSSCGGWLPWKNCLKTHYKTAYRIVETKIIKHSPGCCDGYEQVGSYCALPLNRAEEFTSKPGTCPEHKIAVNNQSCEWDIHCPGLQKCCRVNGTALCVSPVCAVAEGRWFYNATVTVKMDFAELNSLDKGLLNHSRLLHSVITGALGSLDSSVYYIQSYRAGNFKTASQLLIRTSSRVSQENISSELELIVRNIEEVCHVEVQGEWAVSSSFISTNRNISSELELIVRNIEEVCHVEVQDVDGCSLCFSAEGSYDCACGPGFINTTLDRNGRGCTADLNTGTVSSNSSTLQENTTAPSSWTQRNATGLPDFTAVTESSTTDEARNSNATHPPPTRAVEPFSNTTAVPPATSTIPTQRQSSVAADLTATAATSQLNSTVYTHSIAEEGITSAQQPVSCALGGALCSALSTISTTPGDWMLNSTATPNPTVATSPHLMQSTATGFDSTNSTFLNVTKVSTDSPHTNPSWTTTALPATTSSPDLSMWSSAIPLPLATTAACYPSPVKNLVVVNVTSLGFYVSWSVDDSPFNPSFEVKLLQGAVQLESAETREPGWAVAGLEAGQLYTVWVTVKLCGSESVAKQEVRTAAEVLEGTARITNLQFNEALSNSSSEEYLNLTQEFQMEIRKSLPEDTLALLSSGEVRLVITSVSSGSVKVHFLLVFTAALHDRIESLSSALLTSLQNSSSYIVDSSSTSIVDFDECSAGEDDCSPHASCVNTWGSYNCCCRDTFRDINPSRPGRSCHDIDECESGNTTCHMNAACQNTIGGYSCSCHNGFSDTDPRNPGRHCADINECASDNNTCHPNSTCHNFPGGYSCACNSGFSDTDPGYPGRQCAVLMSGSTPAPSPSLSETPALRETQDTQGSTTVMPLSETPALRETQDTQGSTTVIPLSETPALRETQDTQGSTTVIPLSETPALRETQDTQGSTTVIPLAEAITVSCRAPHITVSVKKAFLSWKSIAESSLYLGTAECNASSSNETHVWLSAVWGKCATQLLHNTSHMTVQTTLFNTHASNITLLPETVIKLPVRCTYSNDFLISTGYTPSEIENLKGVIEGSGSFLATIQLLNGTVPLPKNYSLSPNDDVLIEVGVNLDSLQVKIILHECWATPSISSTDPTTYMFISNSCPVPNTYTTVLENGNSTRARVSLRVFSFVDQSVIYLHCRVRVCLESAGTSCKSNCNVRSSGSSAHIEIGQAMWGPIYKSSTDTTQNPSSPYNETGFILLGVFLCALLAVVLAVLTSLHRKRVGHYDFSIKPRQENFTYQVFDT